A segment of the Rattus norvegicus strain BN/NHsdMcwi chromosome 16, GRCr8, whole genome shotgun sequence genome:
cacacacacacatatatatatatatatatttacccaAATCAAATTTACACCATTCCTTGTGTGGCTAGAGTAAGAATCTAAGTAGCTAGAGCAGGATTGAGAAATGTAAAGAGAGTTATTGTGTGTTCAACATCCCATTCAAATTGGCCTTATCTGGATCCTTCCTCAAACCCATAAGGATTTTGAAAAGACCATCTAGAGAGTCACTAATAGGAACACTGGAGGAAGACATGAGGATGGATATGTAGCAGTTCATTTGGAAATGAACAGCCAACAGTCATTCTCCATTAAGTGCTTTCTGAAGGAATGAGAACAGGATGTTTGCATTCCCTGATTTATCTTATGTTTTACTTTCTGATTAATTTGTTTAAACACAGCATTTCACTATGTAGTTCGAGCTGGCCTAAAACTgactccttctgcctccacctgaCAAGTGATGGACTTAAAAACATACAGAAATCACCTTGCCTAGTTTGGTATTCAGTTTTTCTAAATGCCCAGGTGATCTTTTAGAGTGACACAAAGTAAATAACCATAATCAGACATATCCTTTGGCAAATCCATTACAATTAaggctttgggttttttgttttgttttgttgcagttTACTCAGTGTtaggttgtcttagttagggttcctctTGTAATAAAATGACAGAGCAACTCAGGTAGAAAAGGGCTTATTTTGTTCGCAGTTCCATATATCAGCTCATCAATAGTAAGagcaggaacttaagcagagcaggaacctagaggcaggagctgaggtcatggagagtgctgcttactgccttgctgtcatggcttgctcagactgatttcttatagaacccaggatcaccagcccagggatggcaccacctacaatgggcggggccttcccccatcaatcactaattaacaAAATGCCTTTCAGGCTTGCCTATAACCCAATCTTACTGAGTTATTTTCTCAaattgaggctcctttctctctgatgacaaGTAggctttgtcaagttgacataaaactagcacaGCATAGGCCCTGTTGTAAATTTTAATTAACAAATTAATTAACATGTGTGTACCACTGTGGGAATGTGGAGGCCCAAGAGTTTGTATGCTGCCTCTCTTTCTTACACAGGAAGGAAACAATGCTGAGAATCCACTGCTCCCTTCTACCATTTCCCATCCCTAGTCAGATCCAACAGccataaggaaaaagaaacaagtaGATGAGGATGGAGCCAAACTCCCCTCGTGGTCTTCTTCCTATTCTAGAATTCTTTCCAATTCCTCTTTGCAATTTTGTACTGTTACTACTGACAGCCCTCCCAAGCCTTCACAACAATTCTCAACCACATGTAGGAGGCTTGGAcaagtggaaagacagagacattTCTAGAATCCAAAGAGAAACTCTGGATGATTTTTGAAGAAGCATCATTAGAAATGTCTGCTGAATTCTAACATACTAAATGTTGTTTCAGTAGATGATGAGTTAGGGGGATTGATGGGCAGCCTCATGTGTGGATATTACAATCTGGGTTCTGAAGAATACTTGTTCTACAAGGAcattaaacaaagcaaaaatgaataaaaataataacatgagttttataaaggattgaaatgttttaaaaattacagtgCATATTAGTATATTAAAAGCTTCCAGAGGTCATAATTCTTTTCCAATAgatctattgagaattctctatcATTCTGAACAAGGAATATCTCCTACCTATTAAAATTTAACACTTAAAGGAACTTGTTCCAACACAAATAAGTATGTTCTATTATGAATTTGCTAATACTTTAGAGTTGTCTGATATAGAATACTTGGTAAATGAATGTTCAAGAGAGCATTATCTTTTAGGTGAAATATGCAAAAATGTCATTCGTTGTAGCCAGGTATAGTGCTAAGTGTTTATAACACTGAcattcagaaagctgaggcaggaagatagcTATGAATAAAGGGCCATCCTGGGCTAAAAAACAGGAcggtgtctcaaaacaaaaacaaaacaaaaattaaattaaaaaaaggaagaagaaccaCTACCTTGGGTTGGGGGCAATTAACCTCCCCTGCAAAGTAAAAGAAGTTACAAGTAGGCAGAAAGCAAGGTGGGCAAGCATGTCTGCCCTGTGTAGCGTATCATAACAAAAACCTTGAATTTAATTACATGTTCTTATATCTAGAAAAACTGTTTTGATTTTTCCAGCCATcaaaaatgtaggaaaaaaaaagaaagaaaaaggctttCTTAACTGATTAGCTATACAATAGCTGGGAACGGGCTAACCTTGTTCTCATGGAGTGTGGTTTGTTGTAATTCAGAGGTTTCTGTGATGACAAGATAAGTGTCCCCTTGTCATTCTGCTTCTGGGAAGCTCAGATCTCCAAATATCTTCCAGTCTCCTCCAGATTGGTCATTACCCAGCCTTGGGTAATAAATTTTGAATTTGGTGAAGCATCTCTTACTTCAGGCACATGCACTTGAGGATATATGAGAACTCAGATGGTTTGTGTAATGTGCACTGGGGAAGAAGACCTTTGACTATGTCACTCTACTTGTCAAGAAGTAAGGGAACACTAAGTTAATACCTGGTTGTAAGGTGAAGTTTCAACCCAAAAGTTTAATTTATTCTAAAACATTAAAGGAACATTCTTAAAAGCTCAGCAGACAAAAACCTTAATACCAAAACTTACATAAAGACGACACAGCTCTTTCCTTTGAAACTTTTGATTTGTATTTGTGCTTATAGCTATGGGCAGGAAGATGGCCAACTGTGATTTCTCCCACTGTTGGTTTGATATCAAACCACCCTATAAAAAAGCAAACACcagaggcattttttaaaaattcataacaaTTAAGAGTCCCATGCTGGGAAATTTAACtgggatcctctggaagatcagccagtgcccttaactgctaaaCCACATCTCTCTATTCCTGCCCCACTGGTCATTTTTGATGAGCAAAGTAGTCACTgtactttaaaatattacttttaaagTAGTATCTTAAAAGTatgtttctgtaatttcttttttgttgcttatatttgtttatttgaatgTATGTGGGTATGGGGGTGGTGAAGCTTGTGAGTATCAtggaaatcagagaaagacttaCAGGAGTCAACCCTCTCCTTGTGGATCAAGCCCAGGTCATCATGCTTTGTGGTatacttcctttcccactgagactTCTAGGTGGCCCCTTGTGTTTTAATATGGTTCTATTCAAGGTCTTCCATTAAAAGATAAGCCACAAGTGTACTTCATTCCAACAACCTTATGGGAGAATAAATACACCTGAAGCATCATTACACAGCTCAAAATAATTCACACAGTGCCAGTACCTAAGCCCTCCACTGCTGCCTAGAGTATCCTACGAGGACATTGAGGGAAGGTAGTTTTACCTATTTCTGTTAGTCATGTAAATAAATTATACAGCATCTATTTTGTTTTGCAGACATGTATTTGCTTCTGTGACAATATTATTTTCCcgtttttcaaatttattttaaatttatcttgTAAGTTGTAGCACTTGagcattttctctttccctcttaaGGCCCTGTCCATCCTTGTAGCTTACCTTACAGCAAGTTTACCCACTCATCACTCATGCTTTCAGAGGAAAAACTAACAAATCCACGCATCAGCAGCATCCTGTAACTATAACTATCGCTATCAAATGAATTgggaacagatttttaaaaacaaaacaaaacttacaaTCAAAAGTACCAGAAATCAAGGTGAGCCCACtggaatggctcagcaggtttAAAGGtacaggtggagggagagaactaatTTCACTGTTTTCCCCTGACCATGTGTGGTGTGGTCTGCACAGAACCCTAACACATAGAGTCGGGAGCCATTTTGCCTGCTGCTGCGAAAGCCTACCTGTCAGGCAGAGTCAAGTCAGGCTAGGGTCTACTGGCAGGTTTCTTGACCTGCTGATTCGTGGAACCATAAAAGGAGATACACTTGGAGCTCAAggaggtgtggggtgtgtgtgtgtgggggtgttggAAGGTTGGGGTTAGAGGatgtgggggtggtgggggtgctGAATGTTCTGTTAATCTTGAAGGAACAGGAGGAATAAGGAGGCCTCTGGATAGGTACAGATGTGGAATGTATGCCAGCCATTGTGTCTGATGGCTTGTGACTTTGTTTCCCACGATACTGTATACAAAACCTGAGAGAGTTAAACTGGGGGCTGCCGCAGTACTGACCAGACAGACCTTTTGAtttctaacctttatctctgagtcttctcttctgtctttcctataatcatcctcATTCCCCACCTTAGAGAACTGTTTGACTTTGTACTGGCTggaatggtacacacacacacacacacacacacactcactcactcacatactcGTAAAATAAACGAATATGAATCACCATAGAAGACTTGAGTATTGATTATTTAAAGAGGGAGAAAAGTGATCATGAATGTATGAAGGTATGTTCAACAGAAAACAATATAGAGGAATAAAGATGGacctttaaatgaaataaaacattcaaTAGAGGCTGGTTGTTTCTGCTGGGATGTGGAGATTCCTGTCTTGTGAACATAGctgttgtttctatttggttgttttgtcttttttaatttgCCTGTTtttgagagggagagaagaaacgTATGGAGTTGAAAGTTAAAAGggtagggaggatctgggaggggaggggggaaactGCAATCAGGATATAGTATATGAAAAGAACCATTTTCAAAATactggagggaagaggaggaggaactgggagtagTGGGGAGAAAGGGGAACTGTATCAGAATATgttgtaagaaaaaaatattttttagtagATGAAAAAGGAGAAGAGTTTctctgaaaaacaacaaaactgaagaaacccacttagaaaaagaaaagtattttataAGGCATGGAGATAAAACTAAATAGACTTGGCTAGAATACATAAGGCCCCTGGACTTAATCATTCATACAACACACTCACAATATTCAAACACAAGTGTTTATATGTGTGGCTAAAACTGAGAATGACATGAGAGTACACATAGCTTAACTCTTAATGGAGGAAACTTTCCAACAAAAGCAGGAAGGCATTGGTTTCCGTGGATAGAGGGTGCGGTGAGCTCAATCAAGAAGGGGAAGGTGTTGGCAATACTCCATTTCTTAAACTCCATCAAAATGTGCAAGTGTTTAACCCCAtcagcagcttttaaaattatcCATGTATGATATACATGGATGTGTGACCCATTTTGCAGCAAAACTGTAATGTTTAAAACATACACATTTTGAATATGAAATTCTGTCAAAGCATCAATGCCTCATATTTTTTCGTTTGCTCACAAATTCATGAATAGGGCCAGAGATCATAACAAAGAAGAGAAGTCTGGAAGTCTGGAAAATGAGCACAGTTAAGGGTAGACAAAACCCCACACCTCACTCACATGTGGGCTATCCAAATAACCCAAATGTAAGGAAGAATTCAAGGTGCAGTATTCTACCTTCTAGATACCAGAGAGAAAATGGCTCTTTCCTTTAGAAAATATAGTTCAAAGCAAGAAACATTCTAACGGTATTTCTTGGATTGTTGGTATGCTACAGAAACGCTCAGTTTTCTATGTGTGAAATACGGGGAGTAGATAAatgattaacatttttaaaagaggcAAAAGGGGAGCTAATGATAAGTACAGAATACCACTTTCATTTACTTTGTCATCTGCCTGGGACAACTGATGGGCAGTATGACAATAGTTTAAGTTGACCTAACAATTATTTGGGCGAGCCTTTGGAAACCTGCCCTTCCATCCTCATAGCAATATAATGTGGATAAAAAGATCTCTGACCATTTTCTTCCCAACAGCATTCAGAGTCAATCATAAGAATCTAAGCTTTTCCCAACAGCTTAAGGACCATGTCAATGTTAGTCAAATGTTCCTGCTCTGGAAGTTATAGTCGACTTGTGTTTGCCACAAAAGTTTAATTAGTAGGctgacaagttttttttttcttaaaatcagtGTCTATCCCTATGTAATGTGAGCTTCTACAAAaagaaatgaactgaaaagtaatcCACTCCAGTGATAATAAATCATTTTATTGCATGATTTTCTCTCATTTCAACTTGGGAACAGCCTTGCTGATTTCAAAGACACTCACCTTTCTCCAGGGAAGGCTTACCTGGATTCAATTTTCTGCTTAATTTTCTTTGCAGCATTTGCAAAAGGAAGAGGAATTCTATCTTGAGTTCATTGCTGAGAATATTAGGATTGCTTAGTAGTTCCGATAACctaatgttatttttaatagactttgataCTGTACTCCTGGGAACCAGGGGCAAACGCATCTGATAACTATAGTCTGTGAAATTAGCAAAATCATCCTGGATGCTTCTAATTCtgcaaataagaaacaaaatattgTTGGCAAACTGTGTCTTAGTAGCGAGCTTTCTCTCATCAAAAGTTTACATTAAATTATGTTGTTAGAAGATCTCAAACGACTTACTCTTGATGGGTGAGTAAAGTGTAAATCTCCTGAATCAGTATTTCAGGCACCCCAGCCTTACAGTGAATTGTTCCATGGATGAGTTCTTTAggtagtttaaatttttttttcgcTAGAAACTTtaacaatagaaagaaaatatttcaccATCGGAAGTTCTAGAAAAGTAATTAAATGCTTTGAATTTACTTTAACCCACTCTTTTCTCTTTTGGACTAATTTTTATGTTAATTATCAACATTCACTTTTGTCCTTCAAGACAGCTACTATTATACACCACATTGATTGTCATATACTAAATTTCATGGTTTATTTATAGTTTTGTAATATAAACAACTGGAATTTCAGTAATCAGTTATATCCTAGACTTGACatagcctctctctgtctctatctctgtctctctctttcactctctctctctctctctctctctctctctctctctctcacacacacacacacacacacacacacacacacacacagagagagagagagagagagagagagagagagagagagagagagtactttCTAAAACAAACTTCACAGTAAACTCTTGTTAATTTGGTGCCTTACCTTCTCTATTTGTGCCCAGTTATCCAATTTGACTTTCAAGGAAGTACCATTTTCAAAGGATGATAATCGAAGGTCCCAGGGGTAATATATACAGAATATCTCTGCAACTAGGTAGCCATTTGAAAAATCCCTGATACATAATAAGGAAATGGGGAGGGGAGTGTAGTTAAGATAATTACATAATTAATGGTTGATGCATTATATGGACAAAATATCTGGAAAAACTTGTATTGGTTCATTTCTCCGAGAGTGGGAAAGCAGTTTGCTAAACTTACTGTCTATGGCTTTGGTGTTCTTTTAATGACTCCTCCTAAGTATTAGATTTAACAATGTTGCCAAGTGattaaaatgtttattgaaaGTTTCACGGATGTTTGGAAAACCCAATATTGGCATTATTAGCTTTCCTGCAAAACATCTAtggttttcatttttatggaATTTTTGTTTACATTCTATAGTAACAGCCAGTTTCATTCACCATAGTTTCCGTTAAACGGCAGCTTTCAAAAATCTCAGTTAACTAGAAACGTTTTCTGAAGGAGGGTAAACTGATCCTATgatcaaagcaaaaaaaaaaaaaaaaaaaaacttgtcttaTGTAATTATCAAAGCATTCCAGATTAGCTTAACTCTACAATTCAATGATCAGTcgaaagaaatcaatgaaaaaaatgttacatGCTTTTCTGGAGCTTCTTGTCTTGATATGTGTACCTTGTGGCATGAGTGAACAGGAGGTTGGATGGGCAAGATATCTCCATGAGGAGCAAAAGCAAGGCCAAAGCGGCTAATTCCAGGCTTAGGGGAGCCTGAACTGAGAGCCATAGGTGGCCTGGGGGAGGGTGAGACCTGGGGAGGAGAGGCTGAATCACTTGGTCCTGTCTGGCTTCAGCACCTGGTAACATTCCTCGGGAAGAAGCTGAGATCCAGGCCCTGCAGCCAGCGCAGGACGGAAGGACACAGGCGGGAGCTCCTCGGGGGATGTGGATACACCAGACATTTCTTAGGCTTCCTTGCGGCGGGAACTGCTGGTGGTGTAGGTAAGGTTGTCTTGGATGATTCTGCCGCCGGCAGTGGTAAACTCTCCTCTGCCCGGCCGGCGGCAGCCATGATGCTTTGTGGGTTTCTATGGCAACAGACCAGCTGTGCGCTGATAGGGGTGGGGGACCGAAACTTTAGCGTCGAGGGGCGGGGCTTCGGCTCCCCAAGAAGGCTCTGTGTTAGCAGGGTTGAAGACACAGTTTTAAGTGCAAATTGTTGGCTTCACTTGCACTATGttgagaaatatttctttttgtatTCCGGTTCGCAAATTTTATATTGTATGTATTATGGTCTGCAGGCCAAAGGCTGTTCAGTAAAACATTTTGAAGAGAAATGTAAGAAAGCTCTAGAAGACagtaaaagttgtttttttttttggggggggggggggttggtcataggagatagaactagaaagcaCAGAAAGCTtgttttaagaagaaaacaaaactttaaaccTTATATCTATTACATAAAATGTACATTAAAAGTGTAATTCTTAAAGAGTAGATATGAAAGAGAACAAATGAAGTAGTATGTTTTCTCTTTGCCAAGTGATGTCTTATCAATGACTCattcctttaatgactgcttttaagAAACTATCTTAAGCTATGGACCTTTACTGTCAACTGTTGTAGTTCTTACTTTCAAAGGTGATTCTCTCTATCATATTAGATAACACTGATATGGGCTTTCTACTGTGGGAAGTCCTTAGGATGTACAGATATAgttatataagagaaaaaaaatcacctactCTTGTGGGTtggtgtctatatgcaggtgaaggcaggcacaagataaggcaaagcctgtgattgggcagtgaaaaagaaaggtgggtGGGGAATTTTGGAGATGAGCTAGAGAatacagagaggaggagaaggaagatggaggaagagaaggatgacccagatccgtgtggctttaaatagccacaggtagttatgaatatcttAAAAGGGa
Coding sequences within it:
- the Spata4 gene encoding spermatogenesis-associated protein 4 isoform X2 — translated: MSGVSTSPEELPPVSFRPALAAGPGSQLLPEECYQFLAKKKFKLPKELIHGTIHCKAGVPEILIQEIYTLLTHQEIRSIQDDFANFTDYSYQMRLPLVPRSTVSKSIKNNIRLSELLSNPNILSNELKIEFLFLLQMLQRKLSRKLNPGWFDIKPTVGEITVGHLPAHSYKHKYKSKVSKERAVSSLSKSGNDVQPHREIHVKQNGKPCDATAKPMINVEETMKDTEEVALKKSCH
- the Spata4 gene encoding spermatogenesis-associated protein 4, with the protein product MAAAGRAEESLPLPAAESSKTTLPTPPAVPAARKPKKCLVYPHPPRSSRLCPSVLRWLQGLDLSFFPRNVTRDFSNGYLVAEIFCIYYPWDLRLSSFENGTSLKVKLDNWAQIEKFLAKKKFKLPKELIHGTIHCKAGVPEILIQEIYTLLTHQEIRSIQDDFANFTDYSYQMRLPLVPRSTVSKSIKNNIRLSELLSNPNILSNELKIEFLFLLQMLQRKLSRKLNPGKPSLEKGWFDIKPTVGEITVGHLPAHSYKHKYKSKVSKERAVSSLSKSGNDVQPHREIHVKQNGKPCDATAKPMINVEETMKDTEEVALKKSCH
- the Spata4 gene encoding spermatogenesis-associated protein 4 isoform X1 yields the protein MAAAGRAEESLPLPAAESSKTTLPTPPAVPAARKPKKCLVYPHPPRSSRLCPSVLRWLQGLDLSFFPRNVTRDFSNGYLVAEIFCIYYPWDLRLSSFENGTSLKVKLDNWAQIEKFLAKKKFKLPKELIHGTIHCKAGVPEILIQEIYTLLTHQEIRSIQDDFANFTDYSYQMRLPLVPRSTVSKSIKNNIRLSELLSNPNILSNELKIEFLFLLQMLQRKLSRKLNPGWFDIKPTVGEITVGHLPAHSYKHKYKSKVSKERAVSSLSKSGNDVQPHREIHVKQNGKPCDATAKPMINVEETMKDTEEVALKKSCH